A segment of the Leptolyngbya sp. NIES-3755 genome:
GGAAGTTCCAACCATCGATCGGTTGGGATTGCCTTCGGTGCTGAAACATTTAGTCAGTCATCAGCAAGGATTAATTCTCGTGACGGGTCCAACCGGGTCAGGAAAATCGACCTCGATCGCGGCAATGCTGCGTCATTTGAATGAGACCGATCAGCGGCATATTGTGACGATCGAAGATCCGATTGAATATGTTCACACCTCTCAGAATTGTTTGATCAGTCAGCGAGAAGTCGGATTACACACGCATGAATTTCATCAGGCTTTGAGAGCAGTCTTGCGGGAAGACCCGGACGTGATTTTGATTGGGGAGATGCGCGATCGAACAACGATCGATACTGCTTTGAAAGCTGCACAAACAGGACATTTAGTATTAGGAACGCTACACACAAAAGGCGCGATTTCTACAATCAATCGTTTGTTGAATATCTACACTCCTGATGAACAACCGGCAATGAAAATTCAGATTTTGGAATCTCTGATTTCGGTTGTTTCTCAGCAGCTATTACCGACAACAGACGGTCGTAGAACCGCAGTTCATGAGATTTTGGTGAATACACCTGCCATGCAAGATTACTTGCTAAAAGGCAATGAAACGGATGCGTTCCAACTAATGGAAACGGATACGAATGAAGGAATGCAGGTGATGAACCAAGCGCTCTGTGAATTGATTCTTCTCGGTCGAATTACACCAGAGGATGCGGTGAAAGTCTCGCCGGATATGGGTGATTTGCGCCGTCGTGTGCGGAATGAAGGCTACGATCCAGGACGTTCTTCAAATCGAGAATTCGATCCAGCAGCGCGGAACTATCGACCAAGTTAGCAAAGTTTGGATAAGCTGCATTTGTTAGGAGTGAATGCGGCTTATCTGCTAAATCTCTCGATCGCATTCACCAAAAAATCAATTTCACTCTCGGTCGTGAAGTAATGCACACAAGCCCGAACACAATTCGGATTCAAAATGACTCGCAAAAAGATACTTTGTTCTTCCAAAAATTGCACTAACTGAGTATGCTTTCCATTCTCTAGCTGAAACGAAACTAATCCAGCCTCCGGAGCCGTTTGTTTCAAACACTTCAAATCGGATAATTCGTTTAATCGTTGCCACAAATAAGCACTCCGATCGCAGATCATCTGATACCGATCTGAATAAGGCACATGAAACTCGATCGCGCTTCTCAAGGCTGGATACAACGGAATGGCAGAGGTCGCAATCTCATACCGCCGACCATCAGGCTGAAAGCGATCGGGGTTTCCAGTTGCATCTGTGATCACACTCCGCCAACCAATGAAGGTCGGATATAACCTTTCTCGCGCTTCAGGACGAACATACAATCCACCCACACCCGCAGCACCGCACCACCA
Coding sequences within it:
- a CDS encoding twitching motility protein (similar to AA sequence:cyanobase_aa:LBDG_02880), which codes for MTQVDFSESVQPPVRVTPPAPPPISKRPPVRSTPSITIRQLVKDAYAKQASDIHLRVGEPARYRVRGQMIRQSQPAISPEMFEQFLVEILTPEQRDRFYQEKELDTAIYYPGFLRCRVNCFESLTGGAIVLRLISLEVPTIDRLGLPSVLKHLVSHQQGLILVTGPTGSGKSTSIAAMLRHLNETDQRHIVTIEDPIEYVHTSQNCLISQREVGLHTHEFHQALRAVLREDPDVILIGEMRDRTTIDTALKAAQTGHLVLGTLHTKGAISTINRLLNIYTPDEQPAMKIQILESLISVVSQQLLPTTDGRRTAVHEILVNTPAMQDYLLKGNETDAFQLMETDTNEGMQVMNQALCELILLGRITPEDAVKVSPDMGDLRRRVRNEGYDPGRSSNREFDPAARNYRPS